Proteins from one Chitinophaga oryzae genomic window:
- a CDS encoding TPM domain-containing protein, with protein sequence MRILRWFLPVLLLLTGLLAKAQNIPPRPNPPTLVNDFAGILLKDEDERLEQKLVAYDDSTSTQIAIVTLKSIGPYDISQVALKILRDWGIGRKGKNNGILILVSMEDRKIRIETGYGMEGAVPDAIANEIIAQIIKPAFREGQYYQGLDKAVDAIIKAAAGEYKGDPRRSEPGISPGAIFLLILVIVIIISIISRGGGGGGGTTYNRRGGWIWPVIGSMGGFGRGGGGGWSGGGGGGGFGGFGGGSGGGGGASGSW encoded by the coding sequence TTCCGCCAAGGCCCAATCCTCCCACTTTAGTGAATGACTTCGCCGGCATCCTGCTGAAAGATGAAGATGAAAGGCTGGAACAAAAGCTGGTAGCCTATGACGACAGTACCTCCACACAAATAGCGATCGTTACCCTTAAATCCATCGGCCCCTACGATATCAGCCAGGTAGCGCTGAAAATTTTAAGAGATTGGGGTATTGGCAGAAAAGGAAAGAACAATGGCATCCTTATTCTTGTTTCCATGGAAGACAGAAAGATAAGGATCGAAACAGGTTATGGCATGGAAGGTGCTGTACCTGATGCGATAGCCAATGAAATTATAGCACAGATCATCAAGCCCGCTTTCCGCGAAGGACAGTACTACCAGGGCCTCGACAAGGCGGTAGACGCTATCATCAAGGCTGCGGCCGGCGAATATAAGGGAGACCCGCGGCGAAGCGAACCCGGTATCAGCCCGGGCGCTATCTTCCTCCTGATCCTGGTGATCGTGATCATCATATCCATCATCAGCCGTGGCGGCGGTGGCGGCGGCGGCACCACCTATAACAGGCGCGGCGGCTGGATATGGCCGGTGATCGGCAGCATGGGCGGCTTCGGACGCGGTGGCGGCGGAGGCTGGTCCGGCGGCGGAGGAGGCGGAGGCTTCGGTGGTTTCGGCGGTGGTTCCGGCGGCGGCGGAGGCGCCAGCGGCAGCTGGTAA
- a CDS encoding biotin/lipoyl-containing protein, translating into MIKATVNGKSAFSITQESTITCNGQAVDWSAVQVPSGDYSIIMDGNSYQAQVLKVDKESKTVTLQIDQQQYEVAIEEPIDQLLASMGIKDALARKVNDIKAPMPGLVLKVLVAPGQVIHKGDPVLILEAMKMENVFKAAADAVVKEIKVTERTAVEKGEVLIVLE; encoded by the coding sequence ATGATCAAAGCAACAGTTAACGGCAAGTCTGCGTTCAGCATCACCCAGGAATCAACCATTACCTGCAACGGGCAGGCGGTGGACTGGTCGGCGGTACAGGTACCATCAGGTGACTACAGCATCATTATGGACGGTAACAGCTATCAGGCCCAGGTGCTGAAAGTGGACAAAGAGAGCAAAACGGTGACGTTGCAGATTGATCAGCAGCAGTATGAGGTAGCGATTGAAGAACCGATAGATCAGCTGCTGGCGTCGATGGGTATTAAAGACGCCTTGGCCAGGAAAGTAAATGATATCAAAGCCCCCATGCCCGGACTGGTGCTCAAAGTGCTGGTGGCCCCCGGACAGGTGATTCACAAGGGAGATCCGGTATTGATCCTCGAAGCCATGAAAATGGAGAATGTATTCAAGGCTGCTGCAGATGCCGTGGTCAAAGAAATCAAAGTAACAGAGCGCACCGCCGTGGAAAAAGGGGAGGTGCTGATCGTACTGGAATAA
- a CDS encoding DUF4476 domain-containing protein, translating to MFFCGQAWAQGQQHYVYIQSEKGQPFYVKVNGQVLSSTERGYIILPRLDAGTVPMSIGYAQSEGPAQEQKFYVRIAKNDQGFLLKKGALYNLQTFRETKADNGDGSAATAAAEEPAPETVAANAPEDTARKEMMGNLQKDLETTFAQKATVTGPGKPSSPKGGNAFSSALDKVVVSGDDRDEPVEVAAPEKPAQGTAAPVEEPEVKKPRGKKHKAERDPLTAEEQDILKSVMAEESKAAASEVAAADQPKQEMEEQPAPKKQKKHRKREGEPDFIEFQDGAQPAATAPAAVAAAPVEAVAPAADLPATEEAPVRRKKKRKLFDDTEHPNNVITDSSGYGLAMDAAPSRKKKKNDEAVAETAEKKDAGTRLINTDCGNIMDEATFRKVLRKFVSAKSDDSMIDIFRKSTRNYCLETQQIKSLALLMNSDEARYRLLDMAYAKTYDTEKYGSLGSLLTESYYKGRFNAMLHK from the coding sequence TTGTTTTTCTGTGGCCAGGCATGGGCGCAGGGGCAGCAGCATTACGTATATATACAAAGTGAAAAAGGCCAGCCCTTTTATGTGAAGGTGAACGGCCAGGTGCTGAGTTCCACCGAAAGGGGATACATTATCCTTCCCAGGCTGGACGCCGGCACGGTACCGATGTCTATCGGGTATGCCCAGAGCGAAGGCCCTGCACAGGAGCAGAAGTTCTATGTGCGGATCGCCAAAAATGACCAGGGCTTCCTGCTGAAGAAAGGCGCGTTGTACAACCTGCAGACATTCAGGGAAACCAAAGCGGATAACGGCGACGGCAGCGCTGCTACAGCAGCGGCGGAAGAGCCGGCCCCGGAAACCGTGGCGGCCAATGCACCGGAAGATACCGCCCGCAAAGAGATGATGGGCAACCTGCAGAAAGACCTGGAGACTACCTTCGCCCAGAAAGCAACGGTGACAGGCCCCGGCAAGCCATCTTCCCCCAAAGGCGGTAATGCGTTTTCCTCCGCACTCGATAAGGTAGTGGTGTCCGGCGACGACCGGGACGAACCCGTAGAAGTGGCCGCTCCTGAAAAACCGGCGCAGGGTACTGCAGCTCCTGTAGAAGAACCCGAAGTGAAAAAGCCCCGTGGCAAAAAGCATAAAGCTGAACGCGACCCGCTGACCGCAGAGGAACAGGATATATTGAAATCTGTGATGGCGGAAGAAAGTAAAGCCGCCGCCAGCGAGGTTGCTGCAGCAGACCAGCCCAAACAGGAAATGGAAGAGCAGCCAGCGCCCAAAAAGCAGAAGAAACATAGGAAAAGAGAAGGTGAGCCTGATTTCATAGAGTTCCAGGATGGAGCCCAACCTGCGGCTACAGCCCCCGCAGCAGTAGCGGCCGCTCCGGTGGAAGCTGTGGCCCCGGCGGCAGACCTGCCAGCCACGGAAGAGGCACCGGTACGCAGGAAGAAAAAGCGGAAACTGTTTGACGATACCGAGCATCCGAATAATGTTATTACCGATTCCAGCGGCTATGGCCTGGCAATGGACGCGGCTCCTTCCCGGAAAAAGAAGAAGAACGACGAGGCGGTAGCGGAAACAGCAGAAAAGAAAGATGCCGGTACCCGTTTGATCAACACCGATTGTGGTAATATCATGGATGAAGCCACCTTCCGTAAGGTGCTGCGCAAATTTGTGAGCGCCAAATCAGACGACAGCATGATCGACATCTTCCGTAAGTCTACCCGCAACTACTGTCTCGAGACCCAGCAGATCAAATCACTGGCGCTGTTGATGAACAGCGACGAAGCCCGTTACCGTTTGCTGGACATGGCTTACGCCAAGACTTATGACACCGAGAAATACGGTTCCCTGGGATCGTTGCTGACCGAAAGCTATTACAAAGGTCGTTTTAACGCGATGCTGCACAAATAA
- a CDS encoding M1 family metallopeptidase, translating to MNQLLKRSLLGVLMGGMAGLGVTTSLMAQSGQAASDDPALKIYRAAATKVNDLVHTKLDVRFDYPKRYLYGKAWITLKPHFYTTDSLTLDAKGMDIHEVAIVKGGKNTPLHYSYDSLQLHIKLDKDYSAKESYIVYINYTSKPNELKVKGSAAISDAKGLYFINPDGTEPNKPTQIWTQGETESSSVWFPTIDKTNQKCTQELSMTVPKKYVTLSNGKLVSQRNNADGTRTDTWKMDLPHSPYLFMMAVGEYAIVKDKWKGREVSYYLEKPYEQYARNIFGNTPEMLTFYSNILGYDYPWVKYSQITGRDYVSGAMENTTATLHGEFLQKTDRELLDNNNYNECVIAHELFHHWFGDLATAESWSNLTVNESFADYSEYLWLEHKYGKDAADEHSYDAAMSYLSMVQYSGDKHLVRFHYHDKEDMFDQITYQKGGRILHMLRNIVGDSAFFRSLNLYLKNNAFKATEAHQLRLAFEEVTGRDMNWFFNQWYFGQGFPELDISYKYNNNKVTVLIQQIQKDAKVWQLPMAIDIYSGGKKERHQVTVSNRVDSFTFAYTTKPDLVNVDADKVVLSKKDDHRDFSTFAYQYAHAPNYLDRRVAIEAAVEEQGRNPEAVKLLVQALKDKYHGLRTLAASSLNLKLPAVKAAAVPALMELAKQDPSSLTKAAAIKQLGDLKDAQYSALFEAATKDKSYAVEAAALEALSELDLSKAYGIAKQLEKDTKGKLVSAIAGIYARQGNPEDVAFVAAKFDETSGQDKLNAAFDYLGFLSKINNTAAVQHGVDQVKAMTEQFKNGQVNTYISNWLQEIARKKDGDATTVTGKDSDGLREQAAYMRKASDAIRAVIKD from the coding sequence ATGAATCAACTCTTGAAGCGGTCCCTGCTGGGTGTACTGATGGGCGGGATGGCCGGTCTGGGCGTCACAACTTCCCTGATGGCCCAATCCGGGCAAGCAGCCTCCGATGACCCGGCCCTGAAGATCTACAGAGCGGCAGCCACCAAGGTCAACGACCTGGTACACACCAAACTGGACGTACGGTTTGATTACCCCAAAAGGTACCTCTATGGCAAAGCCTGGATTACCCTGAAACCTCATTTTTACACCACCGATTCGCTCACGCTCGATGCCAAAGGCATGGATATCCATGAAGTGGCGATCGTAAAAGGCGGGAAAAACACGCCGCTGCATTACAGCTACGACAGCCTTCAGCTGCATATCAAACTGGATAAAGACTATTCCGCCAAAGAATCTTACATTGTCTATATAAATTATACCAGCAAGCCCAATGAGCTGAAAGTGAAAGGCAGCGCCGCCATCTCCGATGCCAAAGGCCTGTATTTCATTAACCCGGACGGCACAGAGCCGAACAAGCCTACCCAGATATGGACACAGGGGGAAACAGAAAGCTCCTCTGTATGGTTTCCCACGATAGACAAAACCAATCAGAAGTGCACACAGGAACTCAGCATGACCGTTCCTAAAAAATATGTGACCCTCTCCAACGGTAAACTGGTCAGCCAGAGAAATAACGCCGACGGCACCCGTACTGACACCTGGAAGATGGACCTCCCCCACTCGCCTTACCTGTTCATGATGGCGGTAGGTGAATACGCCATCGTAAAAGATAAATGGAAAGGCAGGGAAGTCAGCTATTATCTCGAAAAACCTTACGAGCAATACGCCAGGAACATCTTTGGCAATACTCCGGAGATGCTCACTTTTTACTCCAATATACTGGGATACGATTACCCCTGGGTGAAATATTCCCAGATCACCGGCCGTGACTACGTTTCCGGCGCCATGGAAAACACTACCGCCACCCTGCACGGCGAATTCCTGCAGAAAACGGACCGCGAACTGCTCGACAACAACAACTACAATGAATGCGTTATTGCACACGAGCTGTTCCACCACTGGTTTGGCGACCTGGCCACGGCTGAATCCTGGAGCAACCTGACTGTCAACGAGTCCTTCGCCGACTACAGCGAATACCTCTGGCTGGAACATAAATACGGTAAAGATGCCGCCGATGAACACAGCTACGATGCCGCTATGTCTTATCTCTCTATGGTGCAGTACTCCGGCGACAAACACCTCGTACGCTTCCACTATCACGATAAGGAAGATATGTTTGACCAGATCACCTACCAGAAAGGCGGCCGCATCCTGCATATGCTGCGTAACATCGTAGGGGATTCCGCTTTCTTCAGGTCGCTGAACCTGTACCTGAAGAACAATGCTTTCAAAGCTACCGAAGCCCACCAGCTGCGCCTCGCCTTCGAAGAAGTGACCGGTCGCGATATGAACTGGTTCTTCAACCAGTGGTACTTTGGGCAGGGCTTCCCTGAACTGGACATCAGCTACAAATACAATAATAACAAAGTGACAGTGCTGATCCAGCAGATCCAGAAAGACGCCAAGGTATGGCAGCTGCCGATGGCCATCGACATCTACAGCGGTGGTAAAAAAGAACGCCATCAGGTAACGGTGAGCAACCGCGTGGATTCCTTCACTTTTGCTTACACCACCAAACCCGACCTGGTGAATGTAGACGCCGATAAGGTGGTCCTTTCCAAAAAAGACGACCACCGCGACTTCTCCACTTTTGCCTACCAATACGCCCATGCACCCAACTACCTGGACCGCCGCGTAGCTATCGAAGCTGCCGTGGAAGAACAGGGCCGCAACCCTGAAGCCGTGAAACTGCTGGTACAGGCGCTGAAAGACAAATATCACGGGCTTCGTACGCTGGCCGCTTCTTCGCTCAACCTGAAGCTGCCCGCCGTAAAAGCTGCTGCAGTACCGGCATTGATGGAACTGGCCAAACAAGACCCGAGCTCTCTGACCAAAGCCGCCGCCATCAAACAACTGGGCGACCTGAAAGACGCACAGTACAGCGCGCTGTTTGAAGCCGCCACCAAAGACAAATCCTACGCCGTGGAAGCCGCTGCGCTGGAAGCTTTGTCTGAACTGGACCTCAGCAAGGCTTACGGTATCGCCAAACAACTGGAGAAAGACACCAAAGGCAAACTGGTAAGCGCTATTGCAGGGATATATGCCCGTCAGGGTAATCCCGAAGATGTGGCATTCGTTGCTGCCAAATTTGACGAGACTTCCGGCCAGGACAAGCTGAATGCTGCGTTCGACTATCTCGGTTTCCTTTCCAAAATCAACAACACCGCTGCCGTACAGCATGGTGTGGACCAGGTAAAGGCGATGACCGAGCAGTTCAAGAACGGCCAGGTGAACACTTATATCAGCAACTGGTTACAGGAGATAGCCCGGAAGAAAGACGGCGACGCTACTACCGTTACCGGCAAAGACAGCGACGGTTTGCGTGAGCAGGCCGCTTATATGCGTAAGGCATCTGATGCTATCCGGGCAGTCATCAAAGATTAG
- the truA gene encoding tRNA pseudouridine(38-40) synthase TruA codes for MNRYFIEVAYKGAQYSGFQVQENAHTVQAEVDRALSLLLREKVESTGSSRTDAGVNARQNFLHFDTAQPLHPQFLYKINAILPPDVVLKGVYRVPAEANSRFAALGRSYEYTLYTRKDPFMQDRGYFFPYKLDVDALQEAAGIIREYSDFTTFSKRNTQVRTFICAIEQSYWTVSGEHIVYNVSANRFLRGMVRGLVGTMLRVGRGKLTIPEFRAAIESRDCTRADFAVPPQGLFLMEVRYPEGLLEPVSFIR; via the coding sequence ATGAACAGATATTTTATAGAGGTAGCCTATAAAGGCGCGCAGTACAGCGGGTTCCAGGTGCAGGAGAATGCCCATACCGTGCAGGCCGAGGTGGACAGGGCTTTGAGCCTGTTGCTGCGGGAGAAAGTGGAAAGCACCGGGTCCAGCAGGACAGATGCGGGCGTAAACGCCCGGCAGAATTTCCTGCATTTTGATACAGCGCAGCCGCTGCATCCGCAGTTTCTGTATAAGATCAATGCTATTCTGCCGCCTGATGTGGTGCTGAAGGGAGTGTACCGGGTGCCGGCAGAAGCCAACAGCCGTTTTGCGGCGCTGGGGCGTTCCTATGAATATACGTTGTATACCCGTAAAGATCCGTTTATGCAGGACCGTGGGTATTTCTTCCCCTATAAGCTGGATGTGGACGCGTTGCAGGAAGCAGCCGGTATCATCCGGGAATACAGTGATTTTACGACTTTCTCCAAGCGGAATACGCAGGTAAGGACGTTTATCTGTGCCATTGAGCAGTCTTACTGGACGGTATCAGGAGAACATATCGTCTATAACGTTAGCGCCAACCGTTTCCTGCGGGGGATGGTCCGCGGGCTGGTAGGCACCATGCTGCGGGTGGGGCGCGGGAAGCTGACCATACCGGAGTTCAGGGCGGCGATAGAGAGCAGGGACTGTACCCGGGCGGACTTTGCAGTGCCGCCGCAGGGGTTGTTCCTGATGGAAGTCCGTTACCCGGAAGGGTTGCTGGAGCCGGTGTCTTTCATCCGGTAG